The following coding sequences are from one Desulfosporosinus orientis DSM 765 window:
- a CDS encoding MerR family transcriptional regulator, with protein MIYTVGEIAKKLNVTASTLRYYDKEGLLPFVERSSGGIRMFKDEDMLGLRIIECLKKTGMPIKDIKHFMDCCIEGDSTIEERLSIIKSQRDAVILQMKELHEMLGMLNYKCWYYETAKEAGTCAVHDDIRIENVPEEYHKFLNEK; from the coding sequence ATGATTTATACAGTCGGCGAAATAGCAAAGAAGCTTAATGTGACTGCTTCAACCTTAAGGTACTATGATAAAGAAGGCTTGCTTCCGTTTGTGGAACGCTCCAGTGGCGGAATACGTATGTTCAAGGATGAAGACATGTTAGGGTTAAGAATTATTGAATGCCTTAAAAAAACGGGCATGCCAATCAAGGACATCAAACATTTCATGGATTGCTGCATCGAGGGCGATTCCACTATTGAAGAACGTCTTTCCATTATAAAGTCACAGCGAGATGCTGTTATTCTGCAGATGAAAGAATTGCATGAAATGCTCGGCATGCTCAATTATAAGTGCTGGTATTATGAAACCGCTAAAGAAGCAGGCACCTGCGCTGTTCACGATGATATACGAATTGAGAATGTTCCCGAGGAATATCATAAGTTTCTAAACGAAAAATAA
- a CDS encoding twin-arginine translocase TatA/TatE family subunit: protein MYTFGFITPMTAGIVLVIALVIFGPGKLPELGRSLGQGIKEFKSATDSESNDTMVDITKSSNSQSMDNEG, encoded by the coding sequence ATGTATACATTTGGATTTATAACACCAATGACTGCGGGAATCGTCTTAGTTATTGCTCTTGTTATTTTTGGACCGGGAAAGCTTCCGGAGCTGGGGCGTTCCTTAGGTCAAGGTATCAAAGAGTTTAAGAGTGCAACGGATAGCGAGTCAAATGACACTATGGTCGACATCACTAAATCCAGTAATAGCCAGTCTATGGATAATGAAGGTTAA
- a CDS encoding TetR/AcrR family transcriptional regulator — MLIIKGSLVKLVAKVDRRILKSQEAIKKAMVELMSMKNFDDITIQDISDQANVNRGTIYLHYSDKFDLLDKLIQEHINELQKMCESACKLDFIDATLIFCEYFDSNYSFFSLMLANKGAPYFRNRFLDFLLEEFRKEADVTKGKNQGLNEDVIVRFVASAYVGVVEWWFTNEKPFPHRVLAEQLGTLLDRIL, encoded by the coding sequence TTGTTAATTATTAAAGGAAGTTTGGTGAAACTCGTGGCTAAAGTGGATAGGCGAATCCTCAAATCTCAAGAAGCAATTAAAAAAGCTATGGTTGAACTAATGTCTATGAAAAATTTTGATGACATTACCATACAGGATATTTCAGACCAGGCAAATGTTAACCGCGGAACTATTTACCTTCATTACTCAGATAAATTTGATCTACTTGATAAGCTCATTCAAGAACATATTAACGAACTTCAGAAAATGTGCGAATCGGCATGTAAATTGGATTTTATAGACGCGACTTTGATCTTCTGCGAATACTTTGATAGCAATTATTCATTCTTTTCCCTGATGTTGGCGAATAAAGGGGCGCCTTATTTTCGTAACCGGTTCCTCGACTTTCTTCTCGAAGAGTTTAGAAAAGAGGCTGATGTAACCAAAGGAAAAAACCAAGGATTAAATGAAGATGTTATCGTTAGGTTTGTTGCGTCAGCCTACGTAGGAGTAGTGGAATGGTGGTTCACGAATGAAAAACCTTTCCCACATCGGGTCTTGGCTGAACAACTGGGGACATTGTTAGATAGAATTCTATAA
- a CDS encoding iron-containing alcohol dehydrogenase, with the protein MVVISNGKSTRTNGYLSRTEEQLKLAGVESVVFDKVEGNPLKSTVMAGGAFAKENQCDFIVALGGGSCIDASKAIAVMATNNGDYWDYISSGTGKGKLVAKKPLPVVAITTTAGTGSETDSAAVINNEETHEKTGFGREDLFPILAIVDPVLKLTVPPKFTAYQGFDALFHSVEGYVSNGVNLMSDMYAITAIENISRNLAKAVKNGNDIEAREKIAFGNTLSGTVMCVGRVTSQHSLEHAMSAYHQDLPHGAGLIMISKAYFTKLISSHVCDDRFVRMAKAMGMDNAKEPMDFITMLTKLQEDCGVSVLKMSDYGIRPEEFKTMAQNAKDTMGRLFLCDRIELSLEDCVAIYKASYR; encoded by the coding sequence ATGGTGGTTATATCTAATGGTAAATCCACGAGAACAAATGGTTATCTTTCAAGGACAGAAGAACAGTTGAAATTAGCAGGAGTCGAATCCGTGGTCTTTGATAAGGTTGAAGGCAATCCATTGAAATCAACGGTTATGGCAGGCGGTGCATTTGCGAAAGAAAACCAGTGCGATTTTATTGTTGCCTTGGGTGGTGGAAGTTGTATAGACGCATCAAAGGCAATTGCGGTTATGGCAACCAATAACGGCGATTACTGGGATTATATCAGTTCAGGTACTGGAAAAGGTAAATTAGTTGCAAAAAAGCCTCTCCCTGTGGTTGCCATTACGACAACAGCTGGGACAGGCTCCGAAACAGATTCAGCAGCAGTAATTAATAATGAAGAAACCCATGAGAAAACTGGATTTGGTCGTGAAGATCTGTTCCCTATTTTGGCAATTGTTGATCCGGTATTAAAGCTTACCGTTCCGCCAAAGTTCACGGCTTATCAGGGATTCGATGCGTTGTTTCATAGTGTAGAGGGATACGTTTCGAACGGTGTCAACCTAATGAGTGATATGTATGCTATCACAGCGATCGAAAATATAAGCAGGAATCTTGCGAAAGCAGTAAAAAACGGAAATGACATTGAAGCGCGCGAAAAGATTGCTTTCGGCAACACACTTTCCGGTACGGTAATGTGTGTGGGACGTGTTACAAGTCAGCATTCCTTGGAACATGCAATGTCGGCCTATCATCAGGACCTTCCTCATGGTGCGGGTCTGATCATGATCAGCAAGGCGTATTTTACTAAACTGATCAGCAGCCATGTCTGTGATGACCGATTTGTCCGCATGGCCAAAGCGATGGGCATGGACAATGCAAAGGAGCCGATGGACTTTATTACGATGCTGACAAAATTACAGGAGGATTGCGGCGTTTCAGTTCTCAAGATGTCCGACTATGGTATCAGACCGGAAGAATTTAAAACAATGGCTCAAAACGCAAAGGATACAATGGGTCGTTTATTCTTATGTGACAGAATCGAACTGAGCCTTGAAGATTGCGTAGCAATCTACAAAGCATCCTATAGATAA
- a CDS encoding 4Fe-4S dicluster domain-containing protein: MSLGFYFDANMCIGCHTCQAACTDKNNLEAGTNFRKVRSFETGVYPNAKRYHFSGACNHCTDARCVKGCPTGAMHYAEDGTVQPDLNKCVGCKYCTWNCPYGVPQFIEAIGQVNKCTGCKDLRDAGQNPACVDACIMRCLEFGDLDELAAKHGQKLVKDLPILPSSTITKPSVLINPKDCSLDPKYKEVVL; this comes from the coding sequence GTGAGTTTAGGATTTTATTTTGATGCTAATATGTGTATTGGCTGTCATACTTGCCAAGCTGCCTGCACAGATAAAAATAACCTCGAAGCAGGCACTAATTTCCGCAAGGTTCGAAGTTTTGAGACCGGTGTTTATCCTAATGCCAAAAGGTATCACTTCTCTGGAGCTTGTAATCATTGTACGGATGCAAGATGTGTTAAAGGCTGTCCTACTGGTGCAATGCATTATGCTGAGGATGGAACAGTTCAGCCTGATTTAAATAAATGCGTCGGTTGTAAATACTGTACCTGGAACTGCCCGTATGGTGTACCTCAATTTATAGAAGCAATTGGTCAAGTAAATAAGTGCACAGGCTGTAAGGATCTGCGTGATGCTGGCCAAAATCCCGCTTGTGTTGATGCTTGTATTATGCGTTGTCTTGAATTTGGTGATCTCGACGAACTTGCCGCTAAACATGGTCAAAAACTTGTAAAAGATTTACCGATATTACCTTCTTCTACAATCACCAAACCCTCGGTTTTAATCAATCCAAAGGATTGCTCGCTAGATCCCAAATATAAAGAAGTTGTTCTCTAG
- a CDS encoding alpha/beta hydrolase, protein MSEYYTFELSENVNRTSVSYRNRYGITLVGDLYTSKHMDAEKKYPALVIGAPYGGVKEQGPGVYANQLAQRGFVVLTFDASYNGESGGEPRHTSSPEIFSEDFSAGVDFLGSRRFVDRNKIGALGICGSGGFALSAAAMDVRIKAIATSSMYDISAFRDLFPPEMMATQMEQLAQQRWEDFENGKPAYIPTFPESPVDAVPEGLEANAEEFFSYYGLKRGHHPNARGGFTLTSNLPFMNYQLLNHIATISPRPILFVMGENAHSRFFSENAYEAAAEPKEMYIVPDAIHIDLYDQVDMIPFDKIEEFFKSNL, encoded by the coding sequence ATGTCTGAATACTATACTTTTGAATTAAGTGAAAACGTTAACCGAACTTCTGTGTCATACAGAAACAGATATGGAATCACACTGGTAGGTGATTTATATACTTCAAAGCATATGGACGCAGAGAAAAAGTACCCTGCACTGGTAATTGGAGCCCCTTACGGTGGTGTAAAGGAACAGGGTCCCGGTGTCTATGCAAATCAGTTGGCACAGAGAGGTTTCGTTGTATTGACCTTTGATGCTTCTTATAACGGAGAAAGCGGCGGAGAACCTCGTCACACTTCTTCTCCTGAAATTTTTTCTGAGGATTTTAGTGCAGGTGTGGATTTCCTTGGCTCACGCCGATTTGTCGATCGTAATAAAATCGGTGCGTTAGGTATCTGTGGAAGTGGTGGATTTGCTCTCTCAGCTGCAGCAATGGATGTACGCATCAAGGCAATAGCAACCTCCAGTATGTATGACATTAGTGCCTTCAGAGACTTATTCCCACCGGAAATGATGGCTACACAAATGGAGCAGTTGGCACAGCAGCGTTGGGAAGACTTTGAAAACGGCAAACCTGCCTATATTCCAACCTTCCCTGAAAGTCCTGTTGACGCTGTACCAGAAGGACTTGAAGCTAACGCAGAAGAATTCTTTAGCTATTACGGATTGAAGAGAGGACATCATCCAAATGCCCGTGGTGGATTTACTTTAACCAGCAATTTGCCTTTTATGAACTATCAGCTTTTGAACCATATAGCAACCATTTCACCTCGTCCAATCTTGTTTGTAATGGGCGAAAATGCACATTCCCGTTTCTTTAGTGAGAATGCCTATGAAGCAGCTGCTGAACCAAAGGAAATGTATATTGTTCCTGATGCAATCCATATTGACTTGTATGATCAGGTAGACATGATTCCTTTTGATAAGATTGAGGAGTTTTTTAAGAGCAACCTGTAA
- a CDS encoding dimethyl sulfoxide reductase anchor subunit family protein: MIISGEGPLIIFTLLTQLAVGTWVVALTLRQLISKKINQNLGAQLTGPAIMLVGPLVAIALLLSLFHLGKPIFAYGTIANLGSSWLSREILFSGLFMFLWIAAYYLNHRKANAANLVGWITAIVGIMAIFSMASIYHFASVPAWSSLDTFIAFFATTLVLGSITTATLIGYSAKGAKLEKDVVKLLFQLSFVVLAAVVIQLIFVVVDITNLKSGIGAAQTSAHLLLSVYIVQLILHGVLGIVGAFLFVIVLYKKSKNEAVVLPISAFYAAFLILLAGELLGRYLFYASAVTMGIG, from the coding sequence ATGATAATAAGCGGAGAAGGACCATTAATCATTTTCACATTGTTAACACAATTAGCCGTGGGAACCTGGGTAGTCGCCCTGACCCTAAGACAACTAATTTCAAAAAAAATAAATCAGAATCTTGGAGCCCAGCTAACTGGACCTGCAATCATGCTTGTCGGTCCACTCGTTGCCATTGCATTATTGCTTTCATTATTTCACCTAGGTAAACCAATTTTTGCCTACGGGACGATTGCTAACCTTGGCTCATCATGGTTAAGTCGTGAGATTCTTTTCAGTGGATTATTTATGTTTCTCTGGATTGCAGCTTATTATCTGAATCATCGTAAAGCAAATGCCGCTAATTTAGTTGGCTGGATTACGGCTATTGTTGGTATAATGGCGATATTTAGCATGGCAAGTATTTACCATTTTGCCAGTGTACCCGCTTGGTCATCTCTTGACACGTTTATAGCTTTCTTTGCTACCACACTCGTGTTAGGGTCCATTACTACGGCGACGTTAATAGGTTATTCAGCGAAGGGAGCTAAACTCGAAAAAGATGTCGTAAAATTATTATTCCAACTCTCATTTGTAGTTCTAGCGGCAGTCGTTATTCAGTTGATTTTCGTTGTAGTTGATATAACGAATCTTAAATCAGGAATAGGTGCGGCACAAACTTCGGCTCACCTTCTCTTAAGTGTTTATATCGTACAACTCATTTTACATGGGGTGCTTGGGATAGTCGGTGCCTTTCTCTTTGTCATTGTGTTATATAAAAAAAGTAAAAATGAAGCCGTTGTACTTCCTATTTCAGCTTTCTATGCAGCTTTTCTGATCCTTCTTGCCGGAGAATTGTTGGGTCGTTATTTGTTCTATGCTAGCGCAGTAACAATGGGTATCGGTTAA
- a CDS encoding ferric reductase-like transmembrane domain-containing protein, whose product MSELSRFLQHSYQKIIYFACLSSIVLVFNFNYFAKQAGGIACFIIALLLILSVIKTLFLEIIKNPETRSKTKRIFEICHRGLGWIMYMLIIYHSFFYIFLWFQGVDNFSVSYIITGLIATVIMIIVLLTGLDTNVTLRSLNIKRKSVYFSHILMTIILALLIVTHINFG is encoded by the coding sequence ATGAGCGAGTTATCTCGTTTTTTACAACATTCCTATCAGAAAATTATTTATTTCGCTTGTTTATCTAGTATCGTTTTAGTTTTCAACTTTAATTACTTTGCAAAACAGGCAGGCGGTATAGCATGTTTTATCATAGCTTTATTACTAATTCTAAGTGTAATTAAAACATTGTTTTTAGAGATCATTAAAAATCCGGAAACTCGAAGCAAGACGAAAAGGATCTTTGAAATATGTCATAGGGGCTTAGGTTGGATAATGTATATGCTCATTATTTATCACAGCTTCTTCTATATTTTTTTATGGTTTCAAGGAGTAGATAATTTTTCCGTAAGTTATATAATTACCGGCTTAATCGCCACAGTAATCATGATTATAGTACTTTTAACGGGTTTAGATACAAATGTCACATTAAGGAGTTTAAATATAAAACGTAAATCCGTATATTTTAGCCATATCTTAATGACAATTATCTTAGCTCTTCTTATTGTGACTCATATCAATTTTGGGTAA
- a CDS encoding cytochrome P460 family protein — MKKLLLLVFLALTLVIALSLTACSRNYNVTANSNQQAEQASTSPSISKQEGTKENVAQTPPSTTVDELVKFPENYADGVLYTTVNRSNIREEIFTSREAVNAVKSGQPIPSGTVITLMDYRDGKLFRYVVMEKHTGWGVEYPPEKRNGEWEFQAFNADKSVNEKEDLNRCFSCHKSAEQKDFVYTFDQMRSVK; from the coding sequence ATGAAAAAATTATTACTTTTGGTCTTTCTAGCCCTCACATTGGTAATAGCCCTCTCACTAACCGCTTGTAGCAGGAACTACAATGTTACAGCTAACAGTAACCAGCAGGCCGAGCAGGCATCGACGTCGCCTAGTATAAGCAAGCAGGAAGGAACAAAGGAGAATGTTGCTCAAACTCCACCCTCAACGACTGTCGACGAGCTTGTCAAATTCCCCGAGAACTACGCTGATGGTGTGCTTTACACAACTGTAAATCGAAGTAACATTAGGGAGGAAATTTTCACGAGCCGAGAAGCGGTCAACGCGGTGAAAAGCGGTCAGCCCATCCCGAGCGGCACTGTGATTACTCTGATGGATTACAGAGATGGAAAACTTTTCAGATACGTTGTGATGGAAAAGCATACAGGTTGGGGTGTCGAGTACCCGCCCGAGAAGCGTAACGGAGAATGGGAATTCCAGGCGTTTAATGCCGATAAGTCCGTCAATGAAAAAGAAGATCTCAATCGCTGCTTTTCCTGCCACAAGTCGGCGGAACAGAAGGACTTCGTATACACGTTTGATCAAATGAGGAGTGTTAAGTAG
- a CDS encoding TorD/DmsD family molecular chaperone: MTTQNDEIAIVLANRRYLYELCQHIFGHEPSRALLELLINEHTQEVLDLLLADENDHHEAQPQTDAYKAYLTLVAELKQALNRDPEGTLEKIISEYTYLMIGPNKLPAPPWESVYLTKERLIFQESTLKVRQKFLKYHFLPANYPHEADDHIAFELDFMGRLAKSTMESFDNANMLEVKNLLTDQKAFLEEHLLVWIGDFAEVIQESRTHYIYPQIAVLVHEFIKIDKEIIDELMNLHI, from the coding sequence ATGACGACACAAAACGATGAAATTGCCATTGTTCTTGCAAACCGTCGTTACCTCTATGAATTATGTCAGCATATTTTTGGTCATGAACCAAGCAGGGCATTGCTTGAACTTTTAATAAATGAGCATACTCAAGAGGTTCTAGACCTATTACTTGCTGACGAGAATGATCATCATGAAGCTCAACCTCAAACGGATGCTTATAAAGCTTATTTGACATTAGTTGCGGAATTAAAACAGGCCCTTAATAGAGACCCAGAGGGAACTCTGGAAAAAATAATAAGCGAATATACCTATTTAATGATTGGACCAAATAAGCTCCCAGCTCCTCCTTGGGAATCTGTCTATCTAACAAAGGAGCGGCTAATCTTCCAGGAAAGCACTTTAAAAGTGCGACAAAAGTTTCTTAAATATCATTTTCTTCCCGCTAATTATCCTCATGAGGCGGATGACCACATTGCGTTTGAACTAGATTTTATGGGGCGGTTAGCTAAATCGACGATGGAAAGCTTTGATAACGCAAATATGCTAGAAGTTAAGAATCTTTTGACTGATCAAAAGGCATTTCTTGAAGAACACTTGCTCGTTTGGATTGGCGATTTTGCTGAGGTGATTCAGGAATCGAGAACACATTATATTTATCCTCAAATTGCAGTGTTAGTCCACGAGTTTATAAAGATAGATAAAGAGATTATTGACGAGTTAATGAATCTGCATATTTAG
- a CDS encoding molybdopterin-dependent oxidoreductase, whose protein sequence is MANLFDKIAEKKISRRTFLAATAASTAGLALTGCGSVLTTGGTNVETAAANKEGTWIPAACWHNCGGGCKNVALVVDNIVVRQKTDDTHPDSPDYPQQRACLRGRSQRRHVFGADRLKYPMKRKHWQPGGGDKSLRGKDEWERISWDEALGYVAAELKKAKEKYGARSILCAGWEDPSPFMGDFYPALFANGGCTTVHDDASWGTYYVAPTMGIPMRDDHTSNDRFDLRKADTVVLYACNPSWASLGSPSYHYWNAKKRGVQFIFVGPEYNNSASQLDAKWIRVRPGTDTAFLLAVAYTMLKEDNPVSNPIIDWEFLYKYTVGFDSDHMPADVTINENLKDYLLGKYDGQPKTPEWASEICGTPVEDIVYYAREMRMDKKVSILHSFAAARCNNSENLGQILMTTAAMGGHFGKPGHSCGDCRQGQSGNDGPNLVKTDWFGIVNPLKNPVDDIITGADLWDAVLKGKYKRTGNLEDPFKTDVEERDIDIHVIAHVFRNTLQTNMGVMKGIEAHRKVDFVFSLAFSLNASAQYSDIVLPITTQWERQSAYLFLSYAQNREVSFFPSRVIEPLYEAKSDQEIGEALCKYLGVDPKVLYPRSQEQRYFDFIANATVIKKDGTGMETLATITEEDLAEWGQKWGVKGKTQQGRIGLKELMKQGQYQVERYEGDPYGHIKYADYIQDPEKNRLGSKSGKFEIYCQAKADKINIIGRSKVKPYPDYIEPLNGYEQSFKDWKNKVKGEYPYQMFTPHYFRRSHTIYDNIAVLREMARNPVFINAQDAAEKGIKNRDTVLIYNQYGKILRLASVMDTIMPGVVSIPHGSWLDLDEETGIDHGGTENVLCAPVAAGIGSSGYNTNLVNFKKYNGPALQPDYLRPLKIVKL, encoded by the coding sequence ATGGCAAATCTCTTCGATAAAATTGCCGAGAAAAAAATAAGCCGCCGAACTTTCTTAGCAGCCACGGCGGCAAGTACAGCGGGATTAGCGCTTACGGGTTGCGGCAGTGTTCTCACGACTGGAGGAACGAACGTTGAGACTGCGGCTGCCAATAAGGAGGGAACATGGATACCGGCTGCCTGTTGGCATAACTGCGGCGGAGGTTGTAAAAATGTAGCTCTGGTGGTAGATAATATCGTTGTCCGCCAAAAAACCGATGATACTCATCCGGACAGCCCTGATTATCCACAGCAAAGAGCTTGCTTGCGCGGGCGCTCCCAGCGAAGACATGTATTCGGCGCAGACCGTTTGAAATACCCCATGAAGCGTAAGCATTGGCAGCCAGGTGGCGGCGATAAGTCTCTGCGCGGAAAAGATGAATGGGAACGGATTTCCTGGGATGAAGCCCTAGGCTACGTGGCTGCTGAATTGAAAAAAGCCAAAGAAAAATATGGCGCCCGCTCAATTTTGTGTGCCGGTTGGGAAGATCCTTCACCATTTATGGGCGATTTCTATCCTGCACTCTTTGCCAATGGCGGTTGTACCACAGTCCATGATGATGCATCCTGGGGAACTTATTATGTAGCGCCTACAATGGGTATTCCTATGAGGGATGACCATACTTCCAATGATCGTTTTGATCTGCGCAAGGCTGATACGGTTGTTCTTTATGCCTGTAATCCTTCCTGGGCTTCATTGGGCAGTCCCTCTTACCATTATTGGAATGCAAAAAAAAGGGGAGTTCAATTTATCTTTGTAGGCCCCGAATATAATAATTCGGCCAGCCAACTCGATGCTAAATGGATTCGCGTGCGTCCGGGTACGGATACGGCCTTTTTGCTTGCGGTGGCCTATACCATGCTCAAAGAAGATAATCCTGTAAGTAATCCGATCATTGACTGGGAGTTCCTTTACAAGTACACGGTGGGCTTCGACTCGGATCATATGCCGGCTGATGTCACAATCAATGAAAATTTGAAGGACTATTTGCTGGGCAAATATGACGGACAGCCTAAAACGCCAGAATGGGCAAGCGAAATCTGCGGCACTCCTGTAGAGGATATTGTCTATTATGCCAGGGAAATGCGAATGGATAAAAAGGTTTCCATATTGCATAGCTTTGCTGCTGCCCGCTGCAATAATTCGGAGAATTTAGGGCAAATTTTAATGACTACCGCAGCTATGGGGGGGCATTTTGGCAAACCAGGCCATTCTTGCGGTGATTGTCGGCAAGGTCAATCAGGAAATGATGGGCCTAACTTAGTTAAAACGGATTGGTTTGGGATAGTTAACCCTCTTAAGAACCCTGTTGATGATATCATCACGGGTGCCGACTTGTGGGACGCAGTTCTTAAAGGAAAATACAAACGTACCGGAAATCTGGAGGATCCTTTCAAAACTGATGTCGAAGAGCGAGATATTGATATCCATGTGATCGCTCATGTATTTAGAAATACACTGCAAACGAATATGGGTGTAATGAAGGGCATTGAAGCTCATCGCAAGGTTGACTTTGTCTTTTCCTTGGCGTTTTCCTTGAACGCCAGTGCCCAATATTCAGATATCGTATTACCCATTACGACCCAGTGGGAGAGACAAAGTGCTTACCTCTTCCTGAGTTACGCCCAGAACAGGGAAGTTTCATTTTTCCCATCAAGGGTCATTGAGCCTCTCTATGAAGCGAAAAGTGACCAAGAGATTGGTGAAGCATTGTGTAAATATTTAGGCGTTGATCCAAAAGTACTCTATCCTCGGTCGCAAGAGCAGCGGTATTTCGATTTTATCGCTAATGCAACGGTGATCAAGAAAGATGGTACCGGAATGGAGACCTTAGCAACGATCACTGAAGAAGATCTTGCCGAATGGGGACAGAAATGGGGCGTTAAAGGGAAGACCCAACAGGGTAGAATCGGTCTCAAAGAGCTGATGAAGCAAGGGCAATACCAAGTGGAACGCTACGAGGGAGATCCGTACGGGCATATCAAATATGCTGATTATATCCAGGATCCCGAAAAAAATCGCCTTGGTTCGAAGAGCGGCAAATTCGAAATCTATTGTCAAGCAAAAGCGGATAAAATCAATATTATTGGGCGAAGCAAAGTAAAACCTTATCCCGACTATATTGAACCCTTAAATGGCTATGAACAAAGCTTCAAGGATTGGAAGAACAAGGTGAAAGGGGAATACCCTTATCAGATGTTTACCCCGCACTACTTCAGACGGTCGCACACTATCTATGATAATATTGCCGTGCTAAGAGAAATGGCGCGCAATCCTGTCTTTATTAATGCGCAGGATGCTGCAGAAAAAGGGATTAAAAATAGAGATACAGTGCTAATCTATAACCAATATGGCAAGATTTTGCGTCTGGCTTCTGTTATGGATACGATTATGCCGGGTGTTGTTTCTATACCTCATGGCAGCTGGCTGGATTTAGATGAGGAAACCGGTATTGATCATGGAGGCACCGAGAATGTGCTTTGTGCGCCTGTCGCCGCCGGGATAGGTAGTTCCGGTTATAATACCAACTTAGTTAACTTTAAGAAATACAACGGTCCCGCACTTCAACCCGACTATTTGCGGCCTCTCAAAATTGTCAAACTCTAA
- a CDS encoding cyclophilin-like fold protein, with protein MKKILPLFLTLAMIFALVGCSNIATKNGYTPSGKSAVSENKSADEHNTSQIDSVTEVTAEGKMITLNIAVGSTRFTATLEDNETTKAFVKQLPLSVDMSELNGNEKYNYLSSNLRADASSRPDTINEGDLMLYGNNCLVLFYKTFNTPYSYVKLGHINNTTGLEKALGSGSIQVTFSLVKQP; from the coding sequence ATGAAAAAAATTCTACCATTATTTCTTACTCTTGCAATGATTTTTGCTTTAGTAGGATGCAGTAATATTGCAACAAAAAATGGGTATACACCTTCCGGAAAATCAGCGGTTTCTGAAAATAAGTCAGCCGATGAACACAATACAAGTCAAATTGATAGTGTGACGGAGGTAACTGCGGAAGGAAAAATGATTACTCTGAATATCGCAGTCGGAAGTACGAGATTCACCGCAACACTTGAGGATAACGAGACGACAAAAGCGTTTGTAAAACAGCTGCCGTTATCGGTGGATATGTCTGAACTTAACGGGAATGAAAAGTATAATTATTTATCAAGTAATCTACGCGCGGATGCCTCATCTCGCCCTGACACGATCAATGAAGGTGATTTAATGCTCTACGGAAACAACTGTCTTGTGCTTTTCTACAAGACATTCAATACTCCATACAGTTATGTAAAGCTTGGGCACATTAACAATACAACAGGTCTTGAAAAAGCCTTAGGTTCGGGTAGCATACAAGTTACATTTTCGTTAGTTAAACAGCCTTAA